In Rhodococcus rhodochrous, a single genomic region encodes these proteins:
- a CDS encoding ABC transporter permease yields MFLAMRELWFARTRFLLMGAVVALISILMVILSGLSSGLVVDGVSALQRTPVQAFAFAEGTKTDSAFSRSVVTEDQADAWRARPDVARAELFGNTIVNAKTDGGTPVDLTLFGIRPGSFLEPSVAEGTPIGGDTDVVLSDSARATGVELGDTIVVDRLGTRLNVVGFTSDKRTFGHVDVAYLPLNTWQEIHAGVRLGEQVPPSAYTEASVIAIEGVDGALPDLAAGDAEAGTAAKTLEESFDASPGYSAEMMTMSMIIAFLYAISALVVGAFFTIWTVQRSREIAVLRAMGASTGFLLRDSLLQAVIVLVGSVAVGVLIGLGLGSGLEGSGMPFVLETGPIVQGAVLLVVLGLVGAALAVARIVRVDPLAALGENR; encoded by the coding sequence ATGTTTCTTGCCATGCGCGAACTATGGTTTGCGCGCACCCGCTTTCTGTTGATGGGCGCGGTCGTCGCGCTCATCTCGATCCTCATGGTCATCCTGTCCGGCCTGTCGTCCGGTCTCGTCGTCGACGGTGTCTCCGCCCTGCAGCGCACACCGGTCCAGGCGTTCGCCTTCGCCGAGGGGACCAAGACCGACTCCGCGTTCTCCCGATCCGTGGTCACGGAGGACCAGGCCGACGCCTGGCGTGCCCGCCCGGACGTCGCCCGGGCCGAACTGTTCGGCAACACCATCGTCAACGCGAAGACCGACGGTGGAACCCCCGTCGACCTCACCCTCTTCGGCATCCGGCCGGGCTCGTTCCTCGAACCCTCGGTCGCCGAGGGGACACCGATCGGCGGTGACACCGACGTCGTCCTCAGCGACAGCGCCCGCGCCACCGGTGTCGAACTCGGCGACACCATCGTCGTCGACCGTCTCGGTACCCGGCTGAACGTCGTCGGATTCACCTCCGACAAGCGCACCTTCGGACACGTCGACGTCGCCTACCTGCCCCTGAACACCTGGCAGGAGATCCACGCCGGCGTCCGGCTCGGTGAGCAGGTCCCCCCGAGCGCGTACACCGAAGCCAGCGTGATCGCGATCGAGGGCGTCGACGGAGCACTGCCCGACCTCGCCGCCGGCGACGCAGAGGCCGGTACGGCCGCGAAGACCCTCGAGGAATCGTTCGACGCCTCCCCCGGCTACAGCGCCGAGATGATGACGATGTCGATGATCATCGCGTTCCTCTACGCGATCTCCGCCCTCGTCGTCGGAGCGTTCTTCACGATCTGGACGGTGCAGCGCAGCCGTGAGATCGCCGTGCTCCGCGCGATGGGCGCCTCCACCGGCTTCCTCCTGCGCGACTCGCTCCTGCAGGCTGTGATCGTGCTCGTCGGCTCCGTGGCCGTCGGCGTGCTCATCGGCCTCGGTCTCGGATCGGGCCTCGAAGGCAGCGGTATGCCGTTCGTCCTCGAGACCGGGCCGATCGTGCAGGGCGCCGTCCTGCTCGTCGTCCTCGGCCTCGTCGGCGCCGCGCTCGCCGTGGCCCGCATCGTCCGCGTCGACCCGCTCGCAGCACTGGGAGAGAACCGATGA
- a CDS encoding R2-like ligand-binding oxidase, which translates to MTEITQIRQGFASLREGGLNWDAFPLRLFAKGNAAHWDPMDIDFSHDADDWASLNSEQRRSSTYLVALFVAGEEAVTQDILPFLRAMEAEGRLGDEMYLTQFCYEEAKHVQVFRRWMDTVGLTSDLHPFVAENPYYRKLFYEELPHSLRVLESDPSPANQVRASVTYNHVIEGSLALTGYYAWQKVCTKFGILPGMQEIIRRIGSDERRHMAWGTFTCRRHVAADDSNWNVVLQRMEELIPLATGMIQWQNEQFDEQPYGLDNDEFISYAADRAQRRLGAIESARGRPLEEIDLDFAPAVLEDRFGDEDAAALAAVPTPDRIPAERAGE; encoded by the coding sequence GTGACCGAGATTACACAGATACGTCAAGGCTTCGCGTCGTTGCGGGAAGGCGGTCTGAACTGGGACGCCTTCCCGCTGCGTCTCTTCGCGAAGGGCAACGCAGCACATTGGGACCCGATGGACATCGACTTCTCCCACGACGCCGACGACTGGGCCTCGCTCAACTCCGAGCAGCGCCGCAGTTCGACCTATCTGGTCGCGTTGTTCGTCGCGGGTGAGGAGGCCGTCACCCAGGACATCCTCCCGTTCCTCCGCGCGATGGAGGCGGAAGGGCGACTGGGCGACGAGATGTACCTGACGCAGTTCTGCTACGAGGAGGCCAAGCACGTCCAGGTGTTCCGTCGCTGGATGGACACCGTGGGACTCACGTCCGACCTGCATCCCTTCGTCGCCGAGAATCCCTACTACCGGAAGCTGTTCTACGAGGAACTACCGCACAGCCTCCGCGTCCTCGAGAGCGATCCGTCGCCGGCCAACCAGGTCCGCGCGAGCGTCACCTACAACCACGTCATCGAGGGCAGTCTCGCGCTGACCGGGTACTACGCGTGGCAGAAGGTGTGCACGAAGTTCGGGATCCTTCCGGGCATGCAGGAGATCATCCGGCGGATCGGCTCCGACGAGCGCCGACACATGGCCTGGGGCACGTTCACCTGCAGACGGCATGTGGCAGCGGACGATTCGAACTGGAACGTCGTGCTGCAGCGGATGGAGGAACTGATTCCCCTCGCGACCGGCATGATCCAGTGGCAGAACGAGCAGTTCGACGAACAGCCCTACGGCCTCGACAACGACGAGTTCATCTCCTACGCGGCGGACCGGGCCCAGAGACGGCTCGGCGCAATCGAATCCGCGCGCGGGCGTCCCCTCGAGGAGATCGATCTCGATTTTGCTCCCGCGGTGCTCGAGGACCGTTTCGGCGACGAGGACGCTGCCGCTCTCGCCGCAGTGCCCACTCCCGATCGCATCCCGGCGGAGCGAGCGGGAGAGTAG
- a CDS encoding acyl-CoA dehydrogenase family protein — translation MADSADVRTPQVTEQQAREVTERQAREVAEQARESEWNKPSFAKELFLGRLTLDLVHPFPRPTPDEDSRTEEFLARLRAACSSMDGGRIERDARIPDEYVRELAELGCFGMKIPQEYGGLGLSQVAYNRALTVVACVHPSIGALLSAHQSIGVPEPLKLAGTPEQKQRFLPRCARGAISAFLLTEPDVGSDPARLASTATPVEDGSAYELEGVKLWTTNGVVAELLVVMARVPKSEGHRGGISAFVVEADSPGITVERRNSFMGLRGIENGVTRLHKVRVPKENLIGREGDGLKIALTTLNAGRLAIPAMCAGAGKWALKIAREWSSERVQWGRPVGEHEAVAAKISFIAATTYALESVVELSGQMNDEQRNDIRIEAALAKLWASEMGCLIADELVQIRGGRGYETAESLAARGERAVPAEQLVRDLRINRIFEGSSEIMRLLVAREAVDAHLRAAGELADPDSTGKEKAQAAVRASGFYARWLPKLVAGKGQLPRTYNEFGSLAPHLRYIERSSRKLARSTFYGMARWQAALEKRENFLGRIVDIGAELFAATAVCVRAERQRVDGHPGADAAFELADAFCKQSRLRVEKLFDALWTNTDAEDRRTAAGVLEGRYEWLERGVLDPSEGTGPWISRWEPGPSTETNVARRIIDTRHSV, via the coding sequence ATGGCAGACAGCGCCGATGTCCGAACCCCACAGGTCACCGAGCAGCAGGCTCGCGAAGTAACCGAGCGGCAGGCTCGCGAAGTAGCAGAGCAGGCCCGCGAATCCGAGTGGAACAAGCCGTCCTTCGCGAAGGAACTGTTCCTCGGACGGCTCACCCTCGACCTCGTCCACCCCTTCCCACGACCGACACCCGACGAGGACTCCCGCACCGAGGAGTTCCTCGCACGCCTGCGCGCGGCGTGCAGTTCGATGGACGGCGGCCGCATCGAACGCGACGCGCGGATACCCGATGAATACGTACGTGAACTGGCCGAACTCGGCTGCTTCGGTATGAAGATCCCCCAGGAGTACGGCGGCCTCGGCCTGTCGCAGGTCGCCTACAACCGGGCCCTGACGGTCGTCGCCTGCGTGCACCCCAGCATCGGCGCGCTGCTGTCGGCCCATCAGTCGATCGGCGTGCCGGAACCGCTGAAGCTCGCCGGCACCCCCGAGCAGAAACAGCGCTTCCTGCCGAGATGCGCGCGTGGCGCCATCTCGGCCTTCCTGCTCACCGAACCCGACGTCGGGTCCGATCCCGCCCGACTCGCGTCCACCGCCACTCCCGTCGAGGACGGCAGCGCCTACGAACTCGAGGGCGTCAAGCTGTGGACGACCAACGGGGTGGTCGCCGAACTGCTCGTCGTCATGGCCCGTGTACCGAAGAGCGAGGGCCATCGCGGCGGGATCTCCGCCTTCGTCGTGGAAGCGGATTCGCCGGGCATCACCGTCGAACGCCGCAACTCCTTCATGGGCCTGCGCGGTATCGAGAACGGCGTGACCCGACTGCACAAGGTGCGGGTTCCGAAGGAGAACCTCATCGGGCGTGAGGGCGACGGCCTGAAGATCGCGTTGACGACGCTCAACGCCGGTCGCCTCGCCATCCCCGCGATGTGCGCGGGCGCCGGCAAGTGGGCGCTGAAGATCGCCCGCGAATGGTCGTCGGAGCGGGTGCAGTGGGGCAGGCCGGTCGGTGAACACGAGGCCGTCGCAGCGAAGATCTCGTTCATCGCCGCGACCACCTACGCACTCGAGTCCGTCGTGGAACTGTCGGGGCAGATGAACGACGAGCAGCGCAACGACATCCGCATCGAGGCGGCGCTGGCGAAGTTGTGGGCGAGCGAGATGGGATGCCTCATCGCCGACGAACTCGTGCAGATCCGCGGCGGACGCGGTTACGAGACCGCCGAGTCCCTCGCGGCACGCGGTGAACGGGCCGTTCCCGCAGAGCAACTCGTCCGCGACCTGCGGATCAACCGGATCTTCGAAGGGTCGAGCGAGATCATGCGTCTGCTCGTCGCCCGCGAGGCGGTCGACGCCCACCTGCGCGCGGCCGGCGAACTCGCCGACCCCGATTCGACGGGGAAGGAGAAGGCGCAGGCCGCGGTACGGGCGAGCGGGTTCTACGCCCGGTGGCTCCCGAAGCTCGTCGCCGGTAAGGGACAGTTACCGCGGACATACAACGAATTCGGTTCCCTGGCACCTCATCTGAGGTACATCGAACGCAGTTCACGCAAGCTCGCCCGCTCGACCTTCTACGGGATGGCCCGCTGGCAGGCCGCGCTCGAGAAGCGGGAGAACTTCCTCGGCCGGATCGTCGACATCGGGGCCGAACTGTTCGCCGCGACCGCCGTGTGCGTGCGCGCCGAACGGCAACGCGTGGACGGGCATCCGGGAGCCGACGCGGCCTTCGAGCTGGCCGACGCCTTCTGCAAGCAGTCGCGGCTGCGTGTGGAGAAGTTGTTCGACGCCCTGTGGACGAACACCGACGCCGAGGACCGTCGCACCGCGGCCGGCGTTCTCGAGGGTAGATACGAGTGGCTCGAGCGCGGCGTGCTCGATCCGAGCGAGGGCACCGGCCCGTGGATCTCCCGCTGGGAACCGGGTCCGTCGACCGAGACGAACGTCGCGCGCCGGATCATCGACACCCGACACTCGGTGTAG
- a CDS encoding ABC transporter ATP-binding protein yields the protein MTVTTTTGLSLADVCLSFGDGDSTVHALDHVDLDVAPGELVAIVGPSGAGKSSLLAVAGGLSRPTSGAVKVDGIELTELDRKATTKLRRERIGFVFQSGNLLPALTARDQLLLVEKITGRPGRNPAELLASVGMEHRADRRPGQLSGGERQRVGIARALMAEPSLLLVDEPTAALDRKRSHEVVELLARETHTSGVATIMVTHDHEVLRHCDRVLEMVDGRLRPHD from the coding sequence ATGACCGTCACCACCACCACAGGTCTGAGCCTGGCCGACGTCTGCCTGTCCTTCGGCGACGGTGACAGCACGGTCCACGCCCTCGACCACGTCGATCTGGACGTCGCCCCCGGTGAACTCGTCGCGATCGTCGGCCCGTCCGGCGCCGGCAAGTCGAGCCTGCTGGCGGTCGCGGGCGGCCTGAGCCGACCCACCTCCGGCGCCGTGAAGGTCGACGGGATCGAACTGACCGAACTCGACCGGAAGGCCACCACGAAGCTGCGGCGCGAACGCATCGGTTTCGTGTTCCAGTCCGGCAACCTCCTCCCTGCCCTCACGGCGCGTGATCAACTGCTCCTCGTCGAGAAGATCACCGGACGGCCCGGGCGGAATCCCGCCGAACTGCTCGCCTCGGTGGGCATGGAGCACCGCGCCGACCGTCGGCCGGGTCAGCTCTCGGGTGGTGAGCGTCAGCGGGTCGGCATCGCCCGTGCCCTGATGGCCGAACCGTCGCTGCTGCTCGTCGACGAACCCACCGCGGCGCTGGATCGCAAACGCAGCCACGAGGTCGTCGAACTGCTGGCACGCGAAACCCACACCAGTGGGGTGGCTACGATCATGGTCACCCACGACCACGAAGTCCTGCGGCACTGCGACCGCGTATTGGAAATGGTCGACGGAAGACTTCGACCACACGACTGA
- a CDS encoding Dyp-type peroxidase, with protein MARFTRRALLGGGVAALGAAGLGAVGGGTAVASRIPEPIGARTVEIHGAHQAGIDTSAQSFASFVALDLADGIDRDGLVGIMRVWAEDARRLTTGMPALGDTEPELAVDPARLTVTVGYGPAVFDAAGLTDLRPAWLKPLPAFPIDRLEERWSGGDLLLQVCADDPVTVSHAVRTLTRSVRSLATVRWIQRGFRRAAGTRPDGTTMRNLMGQVDGTVNPVPHSPDFDRQVWNPGDPPWMAGGTSLVLRRIRMELDTWDELDRPARELAVGRRLSNGAPLTGSEEYDDADFEATDRFGIPVIPPESHVARARPRTGDEQFLRRGYNYDDQDGVGLLFAAYQVDVERQFVPVQQRLAEHDALNPWITPIGSAVFLLPPGFGPDGYPGDVLLGV; from the coding sequence ATGGCTAGGTTCACCCGACGCGCTCTGCTCGGTGGCGGTGTCGCCGCACTGGGTGCCGCGGGACTCGGCGCGGTCGGTGGCGGGACGGCGGTCGCGTCCCGCATCCCCGAACCGATCGGCGCGCGGACCGTGGAGATCCACGGCGCTCATCAGGCCGGTATCGACACCTCCGCGCAGTCGTTCGCGTCGTTCGTGGCACTGGACCTCGCCGACGGTATCGATCGTGACGGGCTCGTCGGGATCATGCGGGTGTGGGCCGAGGACGCCCGGCGCCTCACCACCGGCATGCCCGCGCTGGGCGACACCGAACCCGAACTCGCCGTCGACCCGGCCCGGCTGACGGTCACCGTCGGCTACGGTCCCGCGGTCTTCGACGCCGCTGGTCTGACCGATCTGCGGCCGGCGTGGCTGAAGCCGCTGCCGGCCTTCCCGATCGACCGGCTCGAGGAACGATGGTCGGGCGGCGACCTGCTGTTGCAGGTCTGCGCCGACGACCCGGTGACCGTCTCGCACGCGGTGCGCACACTCACCAGGAGTGTGCGCTCGCTGGCGACGGTCCGCTGGATCCAGCGCGGATTCCGGCGTGCGGCCGGCACGCGGCCCGACGGGACGACGATGCGCAACCTCATGGGTCAGGTCGACGGCACCGTCAATCCCGTCCCGCACAGCCCGGACTTCGACCGGCAGGTGTGGAATCCGGGCGACCCGCCGTGGATGGCCGGCGGTACCTCGCTGGTGCTGCGCCGGATCCGCATGGAACTCGACACGTGGGACGAGCTGGACCGTCCGGCTCGCGAGCTCGCGGTCGGCCGGCGACTGTCGAACGGTGCTCCCCTGACGGGTTCGGAGGAATACGACGACGCCGATTTCGAGGCCACCGACCGGTTCGGCATCCCGGTGATCCCACCGGAATCGCACGTCGCGCGGGCACGTCCCCGCACCGGCGACGAGCAGTTCCTGCGACGGGGGTACAACTACGACGACCAGGACGGCGTCGGGCTGCTGTTCGCCGCCTACCAGGTGGACGTGGAGCGTCAGTTCGTCCCGGTGCAGCAGCGCCTCGCCGAGCACGACGCGCTGAATCCGTGGATCACCCCGATCGGGTCGGCCGTCTTCCTCCTTCCGCCGGGCTTCGGTCCCGACGGGTATCCCGGCGACGTCCTGCTGGGTGTCTGA
- a CDS encoding lipase family protein yields the protein MGRARKWMAAAVTTTVLAGGLLGTATTAGAETDFYLPPDPLPTSAPGDVLRTAPSDLALRAPVADGVFPGQGTKLLYRSNDAKGAPNAVSGTYIEPSTPWDGPGDRPLVALAIGTHGQGDQCAPSRNLGALVNYNPPLDFFTEYEVLSINALLLRGIAVVVTDYDGLGTPGHHTYVNRAAEAHAVLDSVRAALKLENASVTENSPVGLFGYSQGGGASGAAAELAPEYAPELNLVGAYVGAPPADLVATLKQIDGTLLTGAIGYTINGLADAYPEIRDEIDAEVSDHGREMLAAVANQCVPETIANFAFQRTGDYTRTGEPLDVVLERLPQVQKILAEQRIGNRTPAVPVLLQHGTQDDTVPYGQGRQLALDWCDKGATVQFLPNTTPPILPGFIINHAVPMIGGLPESVSYIEARLRGEPAPSNCGAF from the coding sequence ATGGGGCGTGCTCGGAAGTGGATGGCCGCGGCGGTGACCACGACGGTCCTCGCGGGTGGACTTCTCGGAACCGCGACGACAGCGGGAGCCGAGACGGACTTCTATCTCCCGCCGGATCCGCTGCCGACGAGTGCTCCCGGCGACGTCCTGCGCACGGCACCGTCCGATCTGGCGTTGCGCGCACCCGTCGCCGACGGTGTCTTCCCCGGTCAGGGCACCAAACTGCTGTACCGCAGCAACGACGCCAAGGGTGCGCCCAACGCGGTGAGCGGCACCTACATCGAACCGTCGACGCCGTGGGACGGTCCCGGCGACCGGCCGCTCGTCGCACTGGCCATCGGCACCCACGGTCAGGGTGACCAGTGCGCGCCGTCCCGCAACCTCGGGGCGCTCGTGAACTACAACCCGCCCCTCGACTTCTTCACCGAGTACGAGGTGCTGTCGATCAACGCGCTACTGCTGCGCGGCATCGCCGTGGTCGTCACCGACTACGACGGTCTCGGTACGCCGGGGCACCACACCTACGTGAACCGCGCCGCCGAGGCCCACGCTGTCCTCGACTCGGTGCGTGCGGCGCTGAAGCTCGAGAACGCGTCGGTGACGGAGAACAGCCCGGTCGGCCTGTTCGGTTACTCGCAGGGCGGCGGCGCGTCGGGCGCTGCGGCCGAGCTCGCACCCGAGTACGCCCCCGAACTGAACCTCGTCGGCGCCTACGTGGGTGCTCCGCCCGCCGACCTGGTGGCCACGCTGAAGCAGATCGACGGCACACTGCTCACCGGTGCCATCGGATACACGATCAACGGCCTGGCCGACGCCTACCCGGAGATCCGCGACGAGATCGACGCCGAGGTCAGCGATCACGGTCGCGAGATGCTCGCCGCGGTGGCGAACCAGTGCGTCCCGGAGACGATCGCGAACTTCGCGTTCCAGCGCACCGGCGACTACACCCGCACGGGTGAGCCCCTCGACGTCGTGCTCGAGCGCCTTCCCCAGGTCCAGAAGATCCTCGCGGAGCAGCGCATCGGCAACCGCACCCCGGCCGTGCCCGTCCTGCTCCAGCACGGCACGCAGGACGACACCGTCCCTTACGGTCAGGGCCGTCAGCTGGCGCTGGACTGGTGCGACAAGGGCGCGACGGTGCAGTTCCTGCCCAACACGACCCCGCCGATCCTGCCCGGCTTCATCATCAACCATGCGGTGCCGATGATCGGCGGACTGCCCGAGTCCGTCTCGTACATCGAAGCGCGACTGCGCGGTGAGCCCGCACCGTCGAACTGCGGAGCCTTCTGA
- a CDS encoding peptidylprolyl isomerase, which yields MTSPHQTATATLHTNRGDIVIALFGNHAPKTVENFVGLAQGTKEYKTQNAKGETSGPFYDGAVFHRVIDGFMIQGGDPTGTGRGGPGYQFADEFHPELQFDRGYLLAMANAGPGTNGSQFFITVGPTPHLNRRHTIFGEVVDAESKKVVDAIATTATDRGDRPVDDVVINSITIS from the coding sequence GTGACTTCACCGCATCAGACAGCAACGGCCACGCTCCATACGAACCGCGGCGACATCGTGATTGCTCTCTTCGGCAACCACGCGCCGAAGACGGTCGAGAACTTCGTCGGCCTCGCTCAGGGCACCAAGGAGTACAAGACCCAGAACGCCAAGGGCGAGACCAGCGGTCCGTTCTACGACGGCGCGGTCTTCCACCGCGTCATCGACGGCTTCATGATCCAGGGTGGCGACCCCACCGGCACCGGCCGCGGCGGCCCGGGCTACCAGTTCGCCGACGAGTTCCACCCCGAGCTGCAGTTCGACCGCGGCTACCTGCTCGCGATGGCGAACGCCGGCCCGGGCACCAACGGCTCGCAGTTCTTCATCACCGTCGGCCCGACCCCACACCTCAACCGTCGCCACACCATCTTCGGTGAGGTCGTCGACGCCGAGTCGAAGAAGGTCGTCGACGCGATCGCGACCACCGCCACCGACCGCGGCGATCGCCCGGTCGACGACGTCGTGATCAACAGCATCACCATCTCCTGA